The genome window TATTCTTTGGCTGTGTTATACAGCTTTATGTAATTGTTTACAAATACATCTGCAACATTTGATAGCCATCATCATttcaattccattttttaaaatcttgccacTTTTCTGCAAAACAGCTTTTCAGGACTGGTCTCCTTTTTAAGAACAAACCTGTGCTCCTTGTTATGAGCTCCTGGCCTTGTTACATGTTCTACGGGTGCTGCATTAATCCCTTTCCTTTTCCACAGCCTGTCTATATTCCTCCCACTACCTCCCAGCAGCCAGCCGTGCCCTCAGCCCTGCCAGGCCATGAGGACTCTGTGCCTTTTCATCCTCTGCTTGCCAGGTGAGTGTAAATCCTGTCTCAAGCAAGCTGCCATTCCTGGCTGACCAGAGCAGTACCGTGGAGGAAGCACAGGTTAGAGAAGGTTGTGCCAAGACTTCCCATCAGTTGGAGAAGAATCAGGCACAACACTTGGTACAATTAGTATTAGCATGTCTGAACTGGTGCCAGAGCTGGGCACAGGCCTTTCCCAAAAAATTGTGAGCTAATCAAGAAGAGAGAGGGCATGGGCAGAGACCTCATAACTCTAAGGGTGAATGCGGAGGGCAGGAGCTCTGGTTCACCTGTGAAGGTCATTCTTTCCAGCTGACCACAGCTTTGACATCCAGATGTGCAGCCAGTGTTTTCCCACAGGATTTTGTCGGCCTTTGAGCAGACCATCCTTAGAAGGTCTTGGTCTGCAACAGGCAGGATGGGCACATCAAGCATTTGACTATCTCTGAATGCTGTAGGAGCCTCGTGGGAAATGACTGTGCCCACCCCGCCACAGCCAGAAAGGTCTGTTTCCAGGCTGAAAGTTTGCCAGAGCCCCCCAAACGGTCATgttctggccctgctgctctgAGTTCTTGGCGAGGAGAGAGAAATGCAAGCCAAGAACTAGGAGTGAAATGGTTGTGGCTGGAACCGCGGTCTTCCACCCCGTTCTGTCGGGCTCAAAGGACAGGACTGTTGCCCAGCAAGACTGGAGAGACCCCTTTCCCAGTGTGCacctacacacacaaacacacatcccTTGCAAGCATAAACCTTGCAAAGGCCACATGGTAGTAGTCCACTCCCGCTGTTAGCTGCACTGTCCCATGGtggaaaagaggagagacagTCGCCCAGAACATGCTGGGAGCCAGGCAAACGAATGGCCACTTGGCACTGTGTTGCTCATAAAGAAGTCCCTGTGCTTTGAACCTCTATCGCTCGCCCAAATGATGTCTATAGCAGCCCCGTGGCCCTCCCAAGGAAGCCATGGTAGGAGGAGGAGCGTAGATGCCCGTTTGCTTTTCAGGGCAGCAGGAATGAGGTGGCTGCCCTGTGGCTGAGGTGTGTTTAAAGCAAAGTACTATGGGGCCCAGGTGACCCTCGGTAATGTAGGGCAGCCATCCTTGATATAAACAGCTGCGTGTGTGGCAGTCAGACTTTATTGGATAGAGATACTTCTTTGTCATTTGTCTGGAGAGTTCTGCACAAAGCAACATGCAAGTAAAAAGACACCCTAACGATTCCAACTAGGTCAGGTAAAATCTGAAAATCTGGGCACAGCATCAGCCTCCTCATCCAAGCTGAGTGTGAGGATGAAGAACTCACTGTGCGCACTGTGGCCCTGTGGCCCTCCCAAGGAAGCAGGAGCCGTCATGCACacgccctgccttgtgccctagTCACAGTTGCTTCTGCCAACGAGAGGAGGCAGGGCAAAGACCCCGTGCAATTCTTAAACAGCATGGAAGCAGTCAGGAAGAGGACGACCCCTGAGGGACGCAAGAACATTGCCTTTTGAAAAGTGGCTCTGGTCCTCCTCCAAGGTGACCGGCAATCCTGCTGCTCTCCATCTGCTGTTCTCGGTATGTGTCTCGCCCTTGAAAGAAGACAACCCCTGAGCTCTGCAATCTTTGTTCCTTGCAGTGCTCCTGGCTCAGGGACAGTATGATATTGGAGACCCAGCATACCATGACCCGCCGTACGTTCCCTATGAAATAGGTAAGCAAATGGCAGCCGGCCCTGAAATTTGGGGGCGAGAGTTGcagccttgggggtgggggggggtgggctttgcctcTTTTTGCTGGATGCCAATTAACACAACACTACTTGCCATCTGTACAGGTGCACAAACTTCCTTCTTCACTCAGCATAGCCTGAGTGTCACCCTGCGGCTGTGTGCTGTGTGTAACACCTTGCAAGCAGGAGAAGAGAGGTTCATCCTGCTAAGCTACATGCCTGTGATACTCAAAATATGAAATGTTGTTTGACCATTTTTGGTTGAGGTTGAAAAGCTGCCCTTCATGTGTGTTTGTATATTTTACACACACAAAAGAGGGACCCACAGAAACTGTGGGTCTACCAGTCCCCTCTTCCTGGGTGGTTCAGCTGTTTCAGGTTGCTTGGGAAAGTCTGCAgcaattttaaacatttctcaGTTTTGTTTATTCCTTTTTTCGTTTCGTATTTTTCTGTGAATCTGCTATAAACTTAGAGCAGggagccccccccctttggaTTTTTGATCCTCGTGGGACTTAACGTTTTAACAGACAATTCCTTTCCAAGACGGAACAATGATCCCACGTCGTCCGTCTGTTTCCCTGTTTGGGTTGAACCAACACCACCCGCACCTGGCCTGCTGCCACAGGTCAGCctgaaacatttaaaaacatccttCAACCACCCAATAAAATTGGCCCATGGAGACTTTGAAGTATGACGCAGAGGAGCAACATAGTGGAGGGTTTGTGGCTAGATGCATGTGGAGGTTCCAGCCTCTCTGATCGCCTTGGCTTTACAGCCCAGCTGTATTCATCACGTTTTATTCTTTTTCCCATTGCAAAGCCAGGAGAAGCCTCTTTCCACTCCTGGGGCGAGTACCCCGGCCCCTGCATTAAAAGGGGTCTTTCTCCTCCTTGATTTTTCAGAGAGTCAAGATTATTACGACTATGCTGGTAATGGTGAGCCACCTTCTTTCTCTGCTTTGCTTTGGTGGAATGCTCGAGTCGGCGTGTGAGGGGAGGGAGCCTGGCCATTGGCCCGGTGAGCAGAGCCCCCTGCGCcgactgcttccttctctcttgcagACGTCGCCTCGCAGGCCCCAGCAGAGCAGTATCCCTACCAGTCCCAGCACCAAAACCAGCAGCAAGTCATCCCTGCCCCAACCCCAGGTCAGGCCGGGCTTCTGCGGGGCTCGCCAGCTCCTGCTCTGGGTGGCATGTGCAGcttgagggagggggaagcagggaaGCCCACAAGgaagactgagagccagtttggtgtcgtggttaagagcgcgggactcgagccgggtttggttccccactccgcttgaagccagctgggtgaccttgggctagtcacagctctctggagctctctcagccccacccacctcacagggtgtttgttgttgtggggataataatgacatactttgtaaaccgctctgagtgggcattaagttgtcctgaagggtggaatataaatcgaatgttgttgttgttgttattgagggCTGActgtgccccccccgcccccccgccccccgctggtTTTCTGCAGAATGCAGGCCTTGGTTCTGGTCTTGTGAAGCAAGAgggcaggcacccccccccccacacacacacacactgaagtgCTGCCTTTGCTCCACTAAGAGGTCTCTGCTTTACTTTGTGCACGGTGGAGACTAGGGACTGCAGCGCTCACTCCCTTTTTCACACCCGTTACCTATTATGGAGAAAGGATGGGGATTACTTGCTGGTGAAGGTCCTGTTCATACCTCTACCATCATTGCTCGATGGCCAAGTGACAAATTGCACACCTAACATGGGCTTTTGTGTCTTCTCAAACATTCAGTTGCAGGTCAACAGCTGCTGCGGGGCTAAGTACTGTACTTTCCCGTGAGAATccagctccccaccccccgcagCGCCAACTTCACTTCCTACTGAGATTTGGGTTTTTCACTTTACATATGACATGGGTGTGAGGGTTTGCCTGTGTTTGCATCGCTAGTCCAGGGTCTCCGCTCCTCCCTCTGCGAGGTGCCTCAAAGCCTGCGGCAGCATCCGCCAAAGCTAAAAAAAAACTGGGACAGAAAGGAAGCCCTTTGAAACAGTTGCTACACCCACCGCTCTCCCCTTCCCACTCCATGGTCTCACGTTCTCTTCTTCCTCACTCCTCTTCTAGACGTTCCCGAGACCGAACCCACAGAGCCCGGACCCTTTGGTAAGAGGCACAGCTGTGAGGTTCCTTGGGGatttgggagggaaaggatttttGTAGGCACTTCAGTTTATGCACGAATGGTGATCCTCTTAAGAAAAGAGATGGTTCCTAATACTGGCATTTCCAACAGTCCTAATATTTCTTGGGtcagaagaggaggggaagatGTGCTCTGTGGGGCCCCTGTTGCGCTAACCTTGCCCCATAGTTGGACTGACACGCAAGTCAACAAAACCAAGTGGGGGCATTTTTCTAGCACATAAGAAGGGGAGAGCGCTTAAGAGCAGCCAGCTAGAATCAGAAACTGAAAGAttacacaatgaaaaatcacccgggtatttagaaaaatattcagttatcatttaacaaaaggacaatcactataCCCAATATGTGTgaaaaattcatacaatgtgcaaacagtgcattcctaTACTCTATCTCAAAGAATGTCCTTTTCTCACAGTCCAAACCATGCAGGGAACTCCGTGCCCCGCTCCGATCCTCTTAGGAGCAAGGCAAGTACTCCGTGAGTAGAAGAGATAGTAAGTATGAATCACTTACGATCCTTCATGTGTTTGATGTctgttcttctcttttctttccatacaggggtcttcccagatgttatttgtagtgtccaaccaaaaagcagccctaactgcaaccggctaagcggcagatttcgtcctcatgacttcctcaggggctggtggaccacctgtacTCATAAACGTCTGTCTCACCACCCAAAGAGCGACACGTGTGGTTGGACACtacaaataacatctgggaagacacctgtatggaaagaaaagagaagaacagACATCAAACACATGAAGGATCGtaagtgattcatacttaccatctcttcTACTCACGGAGTACTTGCCTTGCTCCTAAGAGGATCGGAGCGGGGCACGGAGTTCCCTGCATGGTTTGGACTGTGAGAAAAGGACATTCTTTGAGATAGAGTAtaggaatgcactgtttgcacattgtatgaatttttcACACATATTGGGtatagtgattgtccttttgttaaatgataactgaatatttttctaaatacccgggtgatttttcattgtgttGTCTTTCTGCTGTACCGGGTATTGCCTTGTTATATTAGaaacagaaactgggcagcagctgGAAAGCACATGCCGGTCAAGCATTGCTGCGGAGTCTGTCTTCGCAGGACGAGGCTGCCGTGCCAACTCGGGTCTTGCTGCTGCCATGAGATGCCGCTGAGGCCACTTAGCACGGGCTGCTCTGGGGCTCCTGTTCTTTCAGTGCTCATGTTATATATTTATACTCAGCCATTAAGAAACCTTCCAGGAAGGTGCCAAGGGTCCTCCAACCAAAATCCTAATGTCACCACCCCCAGAGGGCAGCTTCCAAGGCCATTGCCACGTGACACCCCTTGGCTTTCTTGTGCCCTTAGACTGCCAGGAGGAACAGTACCCCTGCACCCGCCTGTACTCGGTCCATAAGCCCTGCAAGCAATGTCTGAATGAGCTCTGCTTTTACAGGTAAGTGGCTGCCGCCGCCAACCAGGTTCCATTTAGGGTTGGGGGGGGAGCTTAGGAGGCCAAGAGGGGCAATAGATTTGTACCCAAGGAGGTGGGCATGTCATGGTTGATGGTTCTTCAAGCCAAGTAAGGTTTGAACCCTGTTAGCCTCACTGCCTGCATGGAGCCATCTTTTTCCTGGGACGTTTAACATAACCGCACCGTCGTAATTGGCTCTCTGCTGCACCCCAAGCGTGCCAGGGCAACTGGTAATTTATGAGGCTGGAGTGGATCTTTTTAGGCGCCTCAAGAGAGTGAGTGTGCTCTCAGCATGTGTGAGAGGAGCTCAGGGGGACCAGTGGAGGCCCTGCCAGGGGTACCTGGGGGGCAACTATTTGCACACAGCACGCCCCATGGATGCACTGGCACGTGTACTCCTTGCTCGTGCCCCAGGGCCCTGCAGACCACagcagggaagcccaggcagaggAGGGCTTGCCTAGGGCTACTGCCTGCACTGGGGCCCTTCCCACGAACCTTCCGGTCTCTTCGTCTTGCTGGTTTCAATTCCTGCCGTGCCTTTGAAGTTTAACTTTGGCCGGGCCTTGAGACCCACAGTGGGGTTAGAGCGCATGAGGGAGCAGCATGCCAACtgttgttccccccaccccaccaccgtTTCCCAGAAGAATGAGGTCTGTGCCTTTTTATGCATTTATTGGGACTCTGCTtttcctccccgcccccgccccattTCCAGCCTGCGTCGGGTTTATGTGATTAATAAGGAAATCTGTATCCGTACAGTCTGTGCTCATGAAGAGCTACTCAGAGGTAAGGCATCTTTTGTACTtagccccctttcccctccccctattATGGTGCCAGCATGGCAGGTCAAAAGGCAAGCGTGGCAGGACCGAGGCGCCAGGGGCTGGCCCAGTGGTTCCTGTTTGAAACACGCTGTGCAGAATGGCCTGGGACCCTGGTTGCTCCTAACCTCCACCAAGCTGCAGCAAGCAGAGACCCATTCAAGATGGGGGCTGGGACTGCGGGGTGGGCCGAGAGGGGCAGACCCAGGGCTCGCTAACTCAGCTCCTGCTCTCTTGTGCTTCCCTTAGCTGACCTCTGCCGTGACAAGTTCTCCCGGTGCAGCGTGATGGCAACCAGTGGCCTCTGTCAGAGTGTGGCTGCCTCGTGTGCCAGAAGCTGTGGGGGCTGCTAAGTGAGGCCAGGgggcctccccccacctcccgctGGGCAACAGTGGCTACAGAAGCATCCAGGgaccagctgtgccttccctctctGCATCTCAGCAATGGGGCGGGGGCCACTTGCCCTGCTCGTCTACCTTGCCGACAGTTCTCGGTGCTTCAATACTCATTTTTTAGAAGTCACACAAGAGGAGAcagctccaccccccacccccacccccacccacgtACTTATTATTAGAAGCCCGACCCTGTTACATCCCCAAGGGCTCGCTTGAGGCCGGAGCGGCAGGAGCTGAGCAGGCAGAGGTCCCAGGCCTCTCTCGGGTTAGCTTCAGCAACAGGCAACGGGCCCGGGGTGGGGCATGGGAACATGTTAACCTTCTGGTACCTGCCTCATCGAGTACAAGCCCTCTCTTGTCTACAGTGGCAAATAAACCCAAAGTATTACTACAGCTGGCAACAAGTGTTTTCTTCCCACCACAGTCTGAGGCGTTTAGCGCCACTGCTGCAATGTTCAGCGACCTGGAAGGCAGAGCTCTGCGCAGTCCCTGAcagcgcccccccacccccccccagtcCTTCAGCAGCGAGTTCCCAGCATATCAAGGTTGCTCACttggggatggggagggggggcttctcTGCCTTCAGGAGTAATGGCAGCGGCCACTGCCCCGCTCTGAGGCACCCAAAGCCAGGACTGCAGAGCCTCCGTGCTGCCCCAGCACGACCCTTTCCCGCCACCCTTTTGCCAAAGAACAGTCCGTATCCTGCCAAGCAGCTTGGATGTGAGGTGCCTCAAAAATAAGGGAGGGGGTATCCTAGCTCTAAGAGAGACTTTTATCGCACATTTGACAATCCAGATTTATTCACTATCAGATCACCTTCCCCAGTACAAAAATAAAGCTTTCTACATTTCTTGATTAGAGAGTTATAAAGATCAACAGAGACAAACAGACCCGGGGCACAGTGCGTGTGCCCAATCCCAACCCTCCAATTGGTGCGTCACTTCGAAGACGATGAGGGCAGGCAGCACAGCACCACGTAGCGGGAAGCCACGGGCCAGTCTGGTTACGTGGGCAGCAAAGGTCAAGCAGCCCTGCCGCCAACATGCCTCATGGCGCCCATTCACAACTGACAGTGAACCGCTCGCTCTCTGCCACAGGTGCTGAAAGGTTCTGGGGACCAGAAGCAGCCCAGGAGTGCGGCTGAGGTTGGAGGACGCCCTCAGCAGGCTGCTAGAGATGCCCTGTTCCCAAAGGATgggacaggggtggggggagctaagCCTCTCCATTTCaagtgcggggggaggggggtcaaaGTCACAGCAAGAAACGGGACCCTCGCCTGGCACCTGGACACTTTCACGGGTTGTGcttctcgtgtgtgtgtgtggggggggggggtggcacgtTTTCCAGCCCTAAGGAATGAATGAAGGTGCAGTTTGGTATTATCGCACCACAGCAGCAGTCCAAAGCTGCCCAAGGGAGACCTTcaacctcctgcccccccccttacCCCAAGAGGGTGTTGGGTgcacggggaggggaggggggagtttgctCTTTTCCTCCAGCGTTTCTTTACACCGCTCTGCTGGGCTGCTGCTTCTGAGGGAGGGGCAGGCcagtcccccaccccaaattcccGGTGTGCCATCTGTACTGGAGCAAGGAGCTGGCTGGTGGGACAGGCGGGTGCCAGCAGTAAGCCACGCCTGGATGCTAGTCACCCAGGGGGGTGCACAGCGGTCGGCTCCCGCGCAACTCTTGGTGGAGCTGCTCCTTCAGCCTCAGGATCTGATggggaaaagaaggaaggaaaagcttTTGGGGGGACGTGGGCAGGAGAACGCCATATTCACTGGGCGTGGCTGGAAGCGGCACACGGTGAGCAGGACTGGCCAGTCAGCCCGCTGGGTGGCAAATGTATTTTTTCCAACTGTACTCCATGAGCACGAGTGTTCACACTGGAACATCAGTCCCAGTAAACTTTCCCAGCCCTTCAGGCTCACACGAGAGCCTCAGAAATAACGGTGTCGGCTGCTTCCAGAAGAGTGTgggggtgtgtgggtgtgggggggTTGTCTCTGTCCCAGCCACAACAAGCAGAAGCAGAGATGCGCAAACAAGTTCCCTAAACGGTTGCATCTGAAGGGGCAGGAGGGGCCTGGGAGCATTTGTTTCCCCCCAGGCTCATGGGCACAGCTCACCTTCTCCTCCAGGGTGTGGACTCGATGCCGGTGGGCGTGCTCTCGAGCACCCAGCATGCGTTCTGTCTGGAGCTGGGAGCTCTGCAGGCACTCCAGTTCCAGCTGCAACTCCTGCTGCTGCCGGGGAGAAACCTCAGCTGTGTTCTGGCCTGGGGCCCGCTCGAGCTCCGCTACCTGAGCCTAGGGtgaagggcagggggaggaggatgaAAGACCCAGCTGGCCCCCGCTGACAGAGCCAGGCTTCCAACCAGGGCAACCACGTTCCCCACCCAAACTCAAACAGCCATTCACTATCCCACGCATCTTTGCTTTCATAGAGTTGCTAGTCCTTAGGACTACAACCGCAGGCTTCTAAGGGGGGATGCCGCCTGCTGAAGGAGGCCAGTTCAGTGCCCTGCCCGGCTCCTTCCGCATTTGCAGAGGCAGCAACGGGACAAACTGTAAATCTCTGACATGAAATGCTGCACAGCAGACCTGGTGGAATGACCACATCAACTCACAGACCCAGgatgccaaggggggggggggacggggatgAGTGAGCAgcagggagcggggggggggagttacctCAAGCAGCCGGATTTGCTGGCAGGCCCCAGCCAGCTCCTGCTCCACATTGGTGAGGGAGTGGTCCAGCCGCCCCTTTTCAGCTGACAGCCACACCGACTCCTCGTGAGTTCTGAGCTTCTCGCGCTCTACCTGCCAGCCAAGCAGATGCCCACAGTGTCATACCTCCCAAACTGCCCCACCGTGGGGCTTCTTTCAAGCAATCTGTGGCCCGAGAGCCCCACTTTCAAATCTCAGACGTACTGGGGGGGGTGTCTTTGTTTACCCAGAAAAGttactctgtacatgctcagagacaCATTTTTCCTTCCACAAACATACTTCGCTGTTGTCAAAGGCTTCTTCCTGCACCCTCCCCTCCAGGCACGGGTGGcagtgcacccccctcccccatttttatgGCCAGCATCTAACCATCCATGTGAAATCTTCTGGGCAAAATGGAAGGTGTGCCTCTGACTTTCTCTTCTAAGAACTCCCAACTGGCCTGTCCTTGAGCGATTCCGCTTGCTGTTTTCTTACCGAAAAGGAACTTAAGTGTGCAGAGACGTCCCATGACAACGCGTGCTGTAGGTCAGTTTTGCTTTGCACACAATCCTTTGGCTCATCTTCACCCTGCTGCCAACCACGTAGCCTTGCAAATGTGTTGCAAGCCacccccaacccctcccccagaAGTGCCTCACAGTTCAGGCCTGCCTTCTGCTCGGTAGCACTCAAATTTTGCAAGTGGCTAGTCCTGTGGAGGTCTCACTTTATCCAGGGTCTTTTTGAGGGCAATCTTGTCTTTCTCCAGCCGGAGAGAGGAGCGCTCGACCTCCCGCTTCTCGCTTTCCATCTgagccagggccttctgcaggctgCTGAGCCGCTCCTGGAAGAGACGCCTGTCTTCCTGGGCCTTCTGCAGGCTTCTCAGGGCAACCGCCTCACTGTCCTGGCActggcgcagcagctgcaggagcgcagggagggagggagggagggagagggactgCATCAAGCCCAGGGAAGGAGCTCTCCACCACTCCGGCAACGTATCATCTGCCCTGGACAGCACCGCCTGCCTGACAATGGCCACGCCTCGCATCCGAATACAGCAGCCAAACAGTGCTGTGTCCATGTCCACCGCTCCACGCAAGGACGGGCTGGAAAGGGTGCTGTATTGAACTGCGAATCGGAAGGCCATGATCACTTCCCCCCATCTTGTTTCCTGTCCCTGTGGCAGGACTAGGGCtccggaaggggggggggtgttagttTGCCCAAGAACTTTTTCCTTGTGAGGGAGGAAGGACCAGTCCCCCTTTCCAAGCACCAGAAGGCAAGTCAGGGTGCGGGGTTTCTCCGTTGTGGAGAAAAACGGCACTGAATCAGGGCTGGGGCAGGGATCCCTCCCGAGGGCTCTGGGTGCACTTTCCTGTGGCTGGAAAGTCGGGGTGGTGCTACCATTTGGGGGGTGCCCCCTGCTACCAGAGGCAGGCCAGCTTGCTCCAGACAGCGGCAGTGAAGTTCAGGTGCCTTGAGCAACCTGGATTTGTCTGTCTTTGCTTAGCCCGATTAGAGTTCTTTTTGACTGCAAATGTTTAAATCTGTCAAGACGCATTTTCCAAACCTTACTGAGGgttttctggaaaagagcaagagtgcagtagcacctataagactaacaaaattagtggtagggtatgcgctttcgtgagccacagctcacttcttcagcggTTTCTGTATGCATTGGGCTCAGTGACTGAGCCAGGCCACCTCCCCTTTGATAAAAGAGCTCCAGCCAGGGAAGCAAAGGCCAGAGAGAGGGGTAACCCTAACCCCCTGCCCCCGGTCCAGGTCTGAGGCAGTGGCCTTCTCCGCTTGCCCAGTGCTTACAAAAGGTAGGGAAGGAAGCTGAAAAGGGAGGGCGTGGGGGGGCGCCTCTGGctgatccccccctccccccagggcaCCTGCTTCTGGCGGTGGCTGAGATCTCGGGTGTGAGAAGGAGCTGCCTGGCTGCAGGCCCTTCCTGCAGTTTCCGGGATCAGCCAACCAAAAAGAAATCGATCATGCCCAACAGAAACGTGGCCTTTGAAgaagagagacagtgtggtgcagtggttagagggtcagattaggatctgggagaccgaggtttgaatccctcctccaccatggaagctgactggccgaccttgggccagtcatacccgaTCAGCgtatcctaccttgcagggtgctgtgaggataaaatggaggaaagtgggatacaaatgaaTCTGAAGAAAGAGGAACTCAACACGGAGAGCCCATCCACCTGTCCCTGTCTCCACTCAGCAGCGTAGGCTGTTGAACTGGGCATCTCTGAGGGCAGAGCTCAACCCCTCAGGCACAGCCCGCCACCTGTGTCTTGCCTCCTCTTGCTGGCGCATGCGACTCCCGAGCTCCTCCGCCTGCCGCCGCAGCTCCGTTCGCTCCGTCTTCAGGGCCTGGAGGTGCTCCATCAGCAGCCCTGTCTCCTTCTTGGCTTCCGACAGTGCCTGGCGGGCCACTTCCAACCGCTCCTGGAACAGAGCAAAGGGCACAAGGGTCGCCCAGTGGAATGAAGTTGCCCGCTTGGGGCACAGAGGTCGTTGGTCCCTCTTGCCACACATACCTGCATCACCCGGCGCTCATGCTCACTGGA of Eublepharis macularius isolate TG4126 chromosome 17, MPM_Emac_v1.0, whole genome shotgun sequence contains these proteins:
- the MFAP2 gene encoding microfibrillar-associated protein 2 yields the protein MRTLCLFILCLPVLLAQGQYDIGDPAYHDPPYVPYEIESQDYYDYAGNDVASQAPAEQYPYQSQHQNQQQVIPAPTPDVPETEPTEPGPFDCQEEQYPCTRLYSVHKPCKQCLNELCFYSLRRVYVINKEICIRTVCAHEELLRADLCRDKFSRCSVMATSGLCQSVAASCARSCGGC